Proteins found in one Aspergillus puulaauensis MK2 DNA, chromosome 8, nearly complete sequence genomic segment:
- a CDS encoding putative amino acid permease family protein (COG:E;~EggNog:ENOG410PWKQ;~InterPro:IPR002293,IPR004840;~PFAM:PF13520,PF00324;~TransMembrane:12 (i33-52o64-86i114-139o159-181i193-215o241-265i277-303o323-345i380-398o404-427i439-463o475-494i);~go_component: GO:0016020 - membrane [Evidence IEA];~go_component: GO:0016021 - integral component of membrane [Evidence IEA];~go_function: GO:0022857 - transmembrane transporter activity [Evidence IEA];~go_process: GO:0006865 - amino acid transport [Evidence IEA];~go_process: GO:0055085 - transmembrane transport [Evidence IEA]): protein MDDDPVKPPGSAQGEDEQDLAAMGHVQALSRKFSIPSMLALAFCVLGTYSTFAQDLSSGLTNGGAITILWGLVLVTACNICVAVSLGELTSSMPTALGQAYWVHRLWDTPSGRFLSYMTAWINTFGWWTLTASQVAFMAEFLLGMKTLFDPDWDGADKGWLQFVVYIGVVFVLTLTNVVSCRSDKVLPWINNFVGVWFTGLFVILSLALLIAVGIKPGLSYQPASFAFGEWMNRTGWSDGVVWFTGLVQAAYGLTAFDAVIHMVEEMPSPRRNAPRIIWLAVLLGAITGFIFLLICLFCIQDIDGVVNADLPFIELMLETVGLKAAAVLISLFIFNGLGQGVSILTTASRLTWGFARDGGLPWSPYFSLVDPYWKAPVRALWMQGVLIALVGILYLFASTVLEAILSVSTIALTISYGIPISTLLIVGRDKLPPGHFRLGRWGAPINWISIIYCIITTIFFFFPGEPSPAPADMNYAIAVFGVMLVVALGFWFLRGHRTYLQTDDAVAQMFIARRLEADGVGGGEEGERQKMS from the coding sequence ATGGACGACGACCCTGTCAAGCCTCCTGGGTCGGCCCAGGGCGAAGATGAGCAGGACCTGGCTGCAATGGGCCACGTCCAGGCTCTTTCGCGCAAATTCAGCATCCCGAGCATGCTGGCCCTGGCGTTTTGCGTGCTGGGAACCTATTCGACCTTCGCCCAGGATCTCAGCAGTGGCCTCACCAACGGCGGCGCGATCACCATCCTCTGGGGCCTGGTGCTGGTCACCGCGTGCAACATCTGCGTCGCCGTCTCCCTCGGCGAACTGACCAGTAGCATGCCCACTGCGCTCGGGCAGGCGTACTGGGTGCACCGGCTTTGGGACACGCCCAGTGGTCGCTTTCTCTCGTACATGACCGCCTGGATCAACACGTTTGGCTGGTGGACCCTGACGGCCTCCCAGGTCGCCTTCATGGCGGAGTTTCTGCTCGGCATGAAGACCTTGTTCGACCCCGACTGGGATGGCGCTGACAAGGGGTGGCTCCAGTTTGTTGTTTATATTGGTGTCGTCTTTGTCCTGACATTGACCAACGTCGTCAGCTGTCGATCCGACAAGGTCCTCCCATGGATAAACAACTTCGTCGGCGTCTGGTTCACCGGCCTGttcgtcatcctctccctggccctcctcatcgccgtcggcatcAAACCGGGCCTATCATACCAACCggcctccttcgcctttgGCGAGTGGATGAACCGCACCGGCTGGTCCGACGGTGTCGTCTGGTTCACTGGCCTCGTTCAAGCAGCCTACGGTCTAACAGCCTTCGACGCCGTCATCCacatggtcgaggagatgcCGTCCCCGCGCCGTAATGCCCCGCGGATAATCTGGctcgccgtcctcctcggcgccatCACTGGCTTCATATTCTTGCTCATCTGCCTCTTTTGCATCCAAGACATCGACGGTGTCGTCAACGCAGACCTCCCCTTCATCGAACTCATGCTGGAAACAGTCGGCCTGAAAGCCGCCGCCGTGCTCATTTCCTTATTCATCTTCAATGGCCTCGGCCAGGGCGTCAGCATCCTGACCACGGCCTCCAGGCTCACCTGGGGTTTCGCTCGTGACGGCGGTCTCCCTTGGAGTCCTTACTTTTCCCTCGTTGACCCGTATTGGAAAGCACCCGTCCGGGCCCTCTGGATGCAGGGTGTCCTCATTGCCCTCGTAGGCATCCTCTATCTCTTCGCAAGCACAGTCCTCGAGGCAATCCTCAGCGTCAGCACCATTGCGCTTACCATTTCCTACGGGATCCCCATCTCCACCTTATTGATTGTCGGCAGGGATAAGCTCCCGCCAGGCCATTTCCGCCTTGGCCGCTGGGGGGCGCCCATTAATTGGATCAGTATCATCTACTGTATCATCACGACgatcttctttttcttccccggCGAACCGAGCCCAGCGCCGGCAGATATGAATTACGCCATTGCGGTGTTTGGTGTGATGCTTGTTGTGGCGCtggggttctggttcttgCGGGGGCATCGCACGTATCTCCAGACGGACGATGCGGTTGCGCAGATGTTTATTGCCCGGAGGTTGGAGGCGGacggagtgggaggaggagaggagggagaaaggCAGAAAATGTCCTAG
- a CDS encoding alpha-galactosidase D (COG:G;~EggNog:ENOG410PJDI;~InterPro:IPR002241,IPR008979,IPR041233,IPR017853, IPR013780,IPR013785;~PFAM:PF17801,PF16499;~SECRETED:SignalP(1-19);~go_function: GO:0003824 - catalytic activity [Evidence IEA];~go_function: GO:0004553 - hydrolase activity, hydrolyzing O-glycosyl compounds [Evidence IEA];~go_process: GO:0005975 - carbohydrate metabolic process [Evidence IEA]): MAKISFTFTSLLFTSAALGSPSIKPRLQDGLARTPQMGWNTYNQYNCNPSEEAVKLNAEALVDTGLADLGYRYVTIDCGWTVADRLPNGSLTWNETLFPEGFPAMGRYLHNMGLLFGAYQDSGILLCGSPPNNTGSLYYEDIDARTFAEWEVDSLKYDNCYSDAATNYPNVNYNPSTSPQPRFANMSRYLQAQDRPILYQVCEWGLDFPAAWAPSIGHSWRIGNDITPHWRSIFRTLNQAVPQTDIAGPGQWPDPDMLLVGLEDVLTIPEEQTHFALWGILKAPLTIGAKVDGMREGSLDILRNEDIIGFNQDGLGVSAALRRRYTQEGYEVWSGPLEGGRTVAAVINWRGEEREITLDLPDVGLQFAGGLRNVWAGESVEGVKTKYTAVVAAHGTILVELSETLPAGEYSSDIFAATKGDLTTFGAVYGVTSSPNYGLRVTLAEPSQRARNITINTSSSKSPISISLPAGSSSITTQIPLTASSNNTITIHNAPAISSIKVSPPDATYYTGSKEFTLSGSADTFTCPDDFCIPAGSKLTNLSTNSSATAQIPSTVRGSKYIEIDYINNEVAFDSAWEWGSNSRNLTIRVNDAEPVRLEVPLSGRHSELFGPGLGWWDSARLGVLTVGWKVGLNEVVLGNEGGEGGFTRFGPDVVGIDVY, encoded by the exons ATGGCCAAGATATCTTTTACCTTCACCTCATTACTGTTCACATCCGCAGCCCTAGGTAGTCCATCCATCAAACCACGTCTACAGGATGGACTCGCCCGCACTCCACAAATGGG ATGGAACACCTACAACCAATACAACTGCAACCCAAGCGAAGAAGCCGTGAAACTCAACGCCGAAGCCCTGGTCGACACCGGCCTGGCAGACCTTGGATACCGCTACGTCACAATCGACTGCGGCTGGACTGTCGCGGATAGACTGCCCAACGGCAGCCTGACCTGGAATGAGACCCTGTTCCCAGAGGGGTTTCCGGCCATGGGCAGATATCTCCATAATATGGGCTTGCTTTTCGGTGCTTATCAGGATTCAGGCATACTGCTTTGTGGCAGCCCGCCGAATAATACGGGGAGTTTGT ACTATGAAGATATCGACGCCAGAACCTTTGCCGAGTGGGAGGTTGACTCATTAAAAT ATGACAACTGCTACTCCGACGCCGCAACAAACTACCCAAACGTCAACTacaacccctccacctccccgCAACCACGCTTCGCAAACATGTCCCGCTACCTACAAGCCCAAGACCGGCCAATCCTATACCAAGTCTGCGAATGGGGCCTCGACTTCCCAGCCGCATGGGCACCCTCCATCGGACACTCGTGGCGGATCGGGAACGACATCACGCCGCACTGGCGCTCCATCTTCCGCACGCTGAACCAGGCTGTGCCGCAGACTGATATTGCGGGACCAGGGCAGTGGCCGGATCCGGATATGCTGCTTGTTGGGTTGGAGGATGTGCTTACGATCCCTGAGGAGCAGACGCATTTTGCGCTGTGGGGGATTCTGAAGGCGCCGCTGACGATTGGGGCGAAGGTGGATGGCATGAGGGAGGGGTCGCTGGATATCTTGCGGAATGAGGACATTATTGGGTTTAATCAGGATGGGCTGGGGGTTAGTGCggcgttgaggaggaggtacACGCAGGAGGGGTATGAGGTTTGGAGTGGACCGTTGGAGGGGGGGAGGACGGTTGCTGCGGTGATTAAttggaggggggaggagagggagattACCCTTGACTTGCCGGATGTTGGGCTGCAGTTTGCTGGAGGGTTGAGGAATGTTTGGGCTGGTGAGAGCGTTGAGGGTGTCAAGACGAAGTATACGGCGGTTGTGGCGGCGCATGGGACGATTCTTGTTGAGCTTAGTGAGACGCTGCCTGCTGGGGAGTATTCGAGTGATATCTTTGCTGCAACGAAGGG TGATTTGACTACGTTTGGGGCAGTCTATGGAGTCACATCTAGCCCTAACTACGGACTGAGAGTGACCCTCGCCGAACCATCTCAACGAGCCAggaatataactataaacaCAAGCTCCAGCAAAAGTCCAATCTCGATATCACTCCCAGCCGGATCCTCTTCCATCACCACCCAGATCCCACTAACAGCCAGTTCCAACAATACCATCACAATCCATAACGCtcccgcaatctcctccatcaaAGTCTCACCTCCCGACGCTACCTACTACACCGGCTCCAAAGAATTCACTCTCTCCGGCTCCGCAGATACCTTCACCTGTCCAGACGACTTCTGCATCCCCGCCGGGTCGAAACTCACCAACctcagcaccaacagcagcgCAACCGCCCAAATCCCGTCCACGGTCCGGGGCTCCAAATACATCGAAATCGACTACATCAACAACGAAGTCGCGTTCGATTCTGCGTGGGAATGGGGGTCTAACTCGCGTAATCTCACGATCCGCGTGAACGATGCTGAGCCGGTCAGGCTGGAGGTTCCGCTGAGTGGGAGGCATAGTGAGCTTTTTGGACCggggctggggtggtgggattCGGCAAGATTGGGGGTCTTGACGGTCGGTTGGAAGGTTGGTCTTAATGAGGTTGTGCTTGGGAATGAAGGGGGTGAGGGTGGGTTTACGCGATTTGGGCCGGACGTTGTGGGGATTGATGTATACTGA
- a CDS encoding uncharacterized protein (COG:M;~EggNog:ENOG410PKKZ;~InterPro:IPR002110,IPR036770,IPR020683;~PFAM:PF13857,PF12796,PF00023,PF13637,PF13606;~go_function: GO:0005515 - protein binding [Evidence IEA]): MQLIWLDMPKTLDYCGISFVDLQKYKKLVSSSQAGDISAVRTLLQAGVSPNPPGTSLVQMFPWFSPLQAASRGNHREVITLLREFGAKLPKHDSNAEMEATDVLRLLCTGDTDGETVSLLARHARNAGIEWDGKRLAHQACTLGLDLSRISNLISSNLWSDELAPYTSPQYTPIVSLISGPLDRGRNPSPEDYKVLRFMLSDEERRNNPCNFEGHYPIHQAVSNGGVETVRILLQEFGADPNCFTNTRVTPLRLAVDRLLRIESKAGGEDSFAILKLLLDSGASPRDNADTFTYAVLLDSPAVRILFDTWVARFGLRHDSELLLTAAAALGDVPMIQRLLLLCDAQPSLFRFHSKAPALDKATKFNHYEAAKVLLPHITPDALQSTYNRSYSLTSALHRAIEHSNEAIVQLLLSCYRTGELLHCSGLICTAILYQPPSIVSMILDLVPGPISSYYAQYILDFAAAARNYEVLLLLIDHIESHEIVSDPTPDTVAILGDWGPRQRLANPLVTAVENSHRSVVQAVIKHWPGYVNEKTAGGIWPLLMAVWSGRRDIVRVLLAAGADPKACYTPPTDPALPSGSSLMWEAAFKGHTHIMEQLVASGCDVDARHPGLDDWTLLSWASCRGPASLVRALLEHKANVHERDSKGRTALSFAAIHGRADIVRILIQAGACVNAVDNQGRTPLILALKHGIDLPRRSLFHGCEPRPAEVEKKVEDKVHAARVLLDSGADMSMMCQGQGHHGARRCHCLAEIRHLPLLQFYFDHGLTIVDEVDDRGRTLMHYAVESGNHAMVRFLVSAGFDIFKADGEGNTPLYFASDDEMVGILYWKR, translated from the coding sequence ATGCAGCTCATATGGCTAGACATGCCTAAGACACTGGATTACTGTGGCATCTCCTTCGTTGACCTGCAGAAGTACAAGAAGCTagtctcttcctcccaagCAGGAGACATCAGTGCCGTCCGTACTCTTTTGCAGGCTGGGGTATCGCCCAACCCCCCTGGCACCTCACTGGTGCAAATGTTCCCCTGGTTCAGCCCGTTACAAGCTGCGAGCCGTGGAAACCACCGCGAGGTCATCACTCTCCTTCGAGAGTTTGGGGCGAAGCTCCCAAAACATGATTCGAATGCCGAAATGGAAGCCACGGatgttcttcgccttctctgcACCGGGGATACTGATGGCGAGACTGTCAGTTTGTTAGCTCGCCATGCACGCAATGCCGGGATTGAGTGGGATGGGAAGAGACTGGCACACCAGGCCTGCACACTTGGTCTCGACCTCTCGAGAATCTCCAATCTGATCAGCAGCAATCTCTGGTCCGATGAACTTGCACCTTATACATCTCCTCAATATACTCCGATTGTGAGCCTCATTTCTGGGCCTCTCGACCGTGGCAGGAACCCTAGTCCCGAAGACTATAAAGTGCTCCGCTTCATGCTCAGCGatgaggagagaagaaacaatccGTGCAACTTCGAGGGGCATTATCCCATCCATCAGGCAGTAAGCAATGGTGGCGTGGAAACCGTGCGTATTCTTTTGCAGGAATTCGGCGCAGACCCTAATTGCTTCACCAACACTAGGGTTACGCCCCTGAGGCTTGCCGTTGACAGACTGCTGCGTATTGAAAGCAAGGCTGGCGGTGAAGACAGTTTCGCCATCTTGAAACTTCTTCTGGATAGCGGCGCCTCACCCAGGGACAATGCGGACACTTTCACATACGCAGTACTGCTTGATTCACCTGCAGTCAGGATCCTATTCGACACCTGGGTGGCCAGATTTGGGCTGCGCCATGATTCTGAACTGCTTCTTACTGCTGCAGCAGCCCTCGGAGATGTCCCCATGATCCAAAGGCTGTTGCTTCTGTGTGATGCCCAGCCTAGTCTCTTCAGATTCCACAGCAAAGCGCCAGCGCTGGACAAAGCCACCAAGTTCAACCATTATGAAGCAGCCAAGGTCCTTCTCCCCCATATAACGCCCGACGCTCTTCAAAGCACTTACAACCGGAGTTATTCCCTTACCTCGGCCTTGCACCGGGCTATCGAGCACAGCAACGAAGCAATAGTGCAGCTTCTACTTTCCTGCTACCGCACTGGGGAACTACTCCACTGTTCCGGTCTCATATGCACAGCTATTCTTTATCAACCGCCGAGTATCGTGTCGATGATTCTCGATCTTGTGCCCGGTCCAATATCCTCCTACTACGCACAATACATTCTCGACTTCGCCGCGGCAGCACGAAACTACGAGGTGCTATTGCTGTTGATAGACCACATCGAATCCCACGAGATCGTATCAGATCCAACGCCAGACACTGTAGCAATTCTTGGGGACTGGGGGCCACGCCAGCGCCTCGCTAACCCCTTGGTCACTGCCGTTGAAAACAGCCATCGGTCCGTGGTCCAAGCTGTTATCAAACACTGGCCGGGCTACGTGAATGAAAAGACAGCAGGCGGTATTTGGCCGCTTCTGATGGCCGTTTGGTCAGGTCGTCGCGACATTGTCCGCGTCCTACTTGCTGCTGGAGCAGATCCCAAAGCCTGCTACACCCCTCCAACCGACCCGGCCCTCCCATCAGGTTCAAGTCTAATGTGGGAGGCGGCGTTCAAGGGTCACACACATATTATGGAGCAATTGGTAGCCTCTGGCTGCGACGTTGACGCCAGACATCCTGGCCTTGATGACTGGACATTGCTATCATGGGCCTCTTGCAGAGGGCCGGCAAGCTTGGTCCGGGCTCTCCTCGAGCACAAGGCCAACGTCCATGAGAGAGATAGTAAGGGTCGCACAGCGCTTTCATTCGCCGCCATCCACGGGAGAGCCGATATAGTCCGGATTCTGATTCAGGCCGGTGCGTGTGTAAATGCGGTTGATAACCAAGGCAGGACGCCATTGATTCTCGCCTTAAAACATGGCATCGATTTGCCGAGACGATCGCTTTTCCACGGTTGCGAGCCTAGGCCCGCAGAGGTGGAAAAGAAAGTCGAGGATAAAGTGCATGCAGCCCGTGTTCTTTTGGACAGCGGGGCTGATATGAGTATGATGtgccagggccagggccaTCACGGAGCTCGGCGGTGTCATTGCCTTGCGGAAATCAGGCATCTCCCGTTGCTGCAGTTCTATTTTGACCATGGTCTGACTAttgtggatgaggttgatgataGAGGCCGTACGCTGATGCACTACGCTGTTGAGAGTGGCAATCACGCTATGGTACGATTCCTTGTATCTGCAGGGTTTGATATCTTCAAGGCGGATGGCGAGGGAAATACGCCTCTCTATTTCGCGTCAGACGATGAGATGGTGGGGATCTTGTATTGGAAAAGGTGA
- a CDS encoding uncharacterized protein (COG:M;~EggNog:ENOG410PKKZ;~InterPro:IPR002110,IPR036770,IPR001810,IPR036047, IPR020683;~PFAM:PF13857,PF12796,PF00646,PF00023,PF13637, PF13606;~go_function: GO:0005515 - protein binding [Evidence IEA]), with protein sequence MESPLLFKLPAEIIFNIAHHLPIKTLFALSITSKSARNILHNEVKRELDSRSALVWGEIEVHNFELSNVPGLAEHPLYRALVSNFKRLVTACQEGDAYLVRRILCNGVSPNPPSSEWEWLTPLQAASRGNHRETIRILLDTGAKITSELSNSAEAAVDIVRLFCSGNQDAETVALLLGCPGMIEADYLEESLKADISHISCSRNLPVSAISMLMSCGLWSDDASLFDGQGYTPTGAAIAQTGSPSSTPSQQLEKVRFLLQDQLRRDQPCLSQLGQYPIDVAAARGSPAVMRMLLHEFSADPNLHSTDEDHDTPLCAVIQRHEYEHGHEMVEMLLDAGAICNIDAVQYSIRHGGRSLRLLFDTCISHYGLQSADILLVAAAQLGDVTIIQQILSSWETEGIKSQQHIVARALFRAARFNHSNAFEALLPHVENSKVDDDKWDDLLGAVRGCTDSMLHTLLGRFSLHPDPTNARQPGCLTVMTRLVQHIVLYRPLDILSLALSRVQGPILQEEVEHILDNLAKQGATDAVAVFLEYVELPGAVTQTQANAAPAGLFGGLNGFVGGFIGFGGGLREKINPLCTAVKHGHLAVSQALAKWRPRYLHERGADNELPVVIATTAHRPDILAMLLSAGASPTPPPYSIGGFAPKEDGPCVLAAERGYIDILRVLLAHGCDVDTRHRESEMTLLSFAALNGHTATARFLLDHGANINAVDKMKRTALSYAAMRGASTTRLLLESGAAVDGLDVDDKTPFFLTMIEGRHVMNSRMYYRAELAAKSGCHIAISPRAASLSTAAVQARLDICRLLLEYGASPLDGNGIPGYPLALENDLGEILQLYIELGMVPVDVVDGEKRTLLLRAVEKGYLSVARVLVDAGCDVSRADVKGRTPLQLAESDEMVKNGQDFVFAEVAWVNLSGPVPCLSLFYRLISDEAILLPRVFL encoded by the coding sequence ATGGAGTCTCCTTTGCTATTCAAACTCCCTGCGGAGATCATCTTCAATATCGCTCACCATCTGCCGATTAAAACACTATTTGCCCTTTCGATAACATCCAAGTCAGCCAGAAATATCCTACACAATGAGGTGAAGAGGGAGCTGGACTCACGCTCTGCACTGGTGTGGGGAGAGATTGAAGTACACAACTTTGAATTATCCAACGTACCTGGGCTCGCCGAACACCCTCTTTATAGAGCCTTAGTTTCAAATTTCAAACGTCTGGTTACCGCATGCCAGGAAGGCGACGCATATCTTGTTAGGAGAATACTGTGCAACGGCGTCTCGCCCAATCCTCCAAGTTCCGAGTGGGAATGGCTTACACCCCTTCAGGCTGCCTCGCGTGGGAATCACCGTGAAACTATACGGATTCTCCTTGATACTGGGGCCAAAATAACTTCTGAGCTTAGCAATtctgctgaagctgctgttGATATTGTTCGTCTATTCTGCAGCGGCAATCAAGATGCAGAAACCGTAGCGCTTCTACTTGGTTGTCCAGGCATGATCGAAGCCGATTATCTCGAAGAGTCTTTAAAGGCAGATATATCGCACATTTCGTGCTCAAGAAACCTCCCTGTATCAGCTATTTCCATGCTAATGAGCTGTGGACTATGGTCGGACGACGCATCGTTGTTCGATGGCCAGGGGTACACTCCGACAGGAGCGGCCATTGCACAGACGGGCAGCCCCAGCAGTACTCCAAGCCAGCAGCTAGAGAAAGTTCGCTTCTTGCTCCAAGACCAACTACGACGAGACCAACCGTGTCTGTCTCAGTTAGGACAGTACCCTATCGACGTTGCAGCAGCACGTGGGAGCCCTGCGGTGATGCGAATGCTGCTGCATGAGTTCAGCGCGGACCCGAATCTCCATTCTACCGATGAGGATCACGATACGCCGCTGTGTGCGGTGATTCAACGGCATGAATATGAGCATGGTCATGAGATGGTCGAAATGCTCCTGGATGCCGGTGCTATATGCAACATTGATGCTGTGCAGTATTCCATCCGGCATGGAGGGAGGTCATTAAGACTCCTTTTTGACACTTGTATCTCGCACTACGGACTGCAATCTGCTGATATTCTacttgttgctgctgctcaactGGGAGATGTCACTATAATACAGCAGATATTGTCCTCATGGGAGACCGAAGGCATCAAGTCTCAACAACACATCGTAGCAAGAGCACTCTTTCGAGCCGCCCGCTTTAACCATAGCAACGCCTTTGAAGCCCTACTGCCACATGTAGAGAACTCCAAGGTGGACGACGATAAGTGGGATGATTTGTTGGGTGCCGTCCGCGGTTGTACAGATAGCATGCTTCACACTTTACTGGGGCGCTTTTCTCTTCACCCTGATCCTACCAACGCCAGACAGCCAGGCTGTTTGACAGTGATGACTCGCCTAGTTCAACATATCGTTCTTTACAGACCACTCGATATTCTTTCGTTGGCCCTCAGTCGCGTCCAAGGACCAATCCTTCAGGAAGAGGTGGAACATATACTAGACAACCTAGCAAAACAAGGAGCCACAGACGCTGTCGCTGTATTCCTGGAGTACGTTGAATTGCCTGGCGCCGTGACTCAGACCCAGGCAAACGCCGCTCCGGCAGGGCTTTTCGGTGGATTAAATGGCTTTGTTGGTGGATTTAttggctttggtggtggtcttCGCGAGAAGATCAATCCCCTGTGCACGGCCGTCAAACACGGGCACCTTGCTGTATCGCAGGCCCTGGCCAAGTGGCGCCCTCGCTATCTTCACGAGAGAGGGGCCGACAATGAGTTACCGGTGGTCATAGCCACAACTGCCCATCGCCCTGATATCCTCGCCATGCTTCTCTCTGCTGGTGCGAGCCCTACTCCTCCGCCCTATTCAATCGGGGGCTTTGCGCCAAAGGAGGATGGCCCTTGCGTCCTCGCAGCTGAAAGGGGCTACATAGACATCCTACGAGTGCTACTAGCCCACGGCTGCGATGTCGACACCAGGCACAGGGAATCCGAGATGACATTGCTATCATTTGCTGCTTTGAACGGCCATACAGCCACGGCTCGCTTTCTGCTTGACCACGGTGCCaacatcaacgccgtcgacAAGATGAAACGCACCGCTCTATCCTACGCCGCAATGCGAGGCGCCAGTACCACGcgtctccttctcgaatCCGGCGCCGCAGTAGATGGGCTCGACGTCGACGATAAGACCCCATTCTTCCTCACCATGATAGAGGGCCGCCATGTAATGAACTCGCGAATGTATTACCGCGCTGAGTTAGCTGCCAAATCAGGTTGCCATATCGCTATCAGTCCTCGGGCGGCTTCTCTATCCACGGCCGCGGTCCAGGCCCGTCTGGACATATGCCGCCTGCTACTCGAGTACGGGGCCAGTCCGCTAGATGGAAACGGTATACCGGGGTATCCACTTGCGCTGGAGAATGACCTCGGCGAGATACTCCAGCTCTATATTGAACTGGGCATGGTGCCGGTGGATGTAGTTGATGGGGAGAAACGGACCCTGTTGCTGCGCGCGGTAGAGAAGGGTTATTTGTCTGTGGCGCGTGTCTTGGTTGATGCTGGCTGCGATGTCTCTCGTGCTGATGTTAAGGGGCGGACTCCTCTCCAGCTTGCTGAGTCTGATGAAATGGTCAAGAATGGTCAAGATTTTGTATTCGCGGAGGTAGCCTGGGTCAATTTGTCTGGTCCGGTTCCCTGTTTATCGTTATTTTATAGACTGATATCAGATGAAGCAATATTATTGCCAAGAGTCTTCCTTTAG
- a CDS encoding GFA family protein (COG:S;~EggNog:ENOG410PSV3;~InterPro:IPR011057,IPR006913;~PFAM:PF04828;~go_function: GO:0016846 - carbon-sulfur lyase activity [Evidence IEA]), translating to MDYKGSCHCGAATFSFSLPADIYEIEVSSCNCSICSKNGYLMVYPKAADMTVHPSEDVVTEYRWASKQYPHCFCSRCGTSLYAKGPEGSDMRAVNARTIDGIELERLKLKRVDGKSI from the exons ATGGATTATAAAGGAAGCTGCCATTGCGGCGCTGCCACATTCAGCTTCAGCCTGCCTGCTGACATTTACGAGATAGAAGTCTCCAGCTGCAACT GCTCAATCTGCTCGAAGAACGGCTATCTCATGGTCTACCCAAAAGCCGCGGACATGACCGTCCATCCTTCCGAGGACGTTGTGACG GAATACCGCTGGGCATCGAAGCAATACCCGCACTGTTTTTGCTCGAGATGTGGGACCAGTCTCTATGCCAAGGGTCCTGAGGGGAGTGATATGAGAGCAGTTAAT GCTCGTACTATTGACGGGAtagagctggagaggctgAAATTGAAGCGCGTGGATGGAAAAAGTATTTGA